The region TTAAAATCCTTATTATAAAGatagtttttttataaaaaaatttcataccaagtcctcagtttgagttcagacacacccaagagtgtacctggatccctcaaaccaaggctctgataccaacttgtaacatacaCAAAATATGgtgccaaaaatttcatttttaattattaaataaaattgtAGTTATCAAAACATCCTGTCAAAACATAAGTCAAGCATCCAAAACAATACAATCAGAGTAAACATCATAGCctaaacatcatggtgtgtgcaatgcagtcatcccgagctcttccctttgctaccagaagtacctgaaaccaaaactgaaaaccgtaagcacgaagcttagtgaatttcccccaaactaccacataccagacATATCATGAAAATAGGAGATAcggaccccgcccacactcaaggaGTTACCGGGCCCACCCACACTCAAGGAGTTACCGGGCCCACCCACACTTTGATAACGACCCCCGccctatgagatacgggccccacccacacttggATAATGGCCCCCATCCTATGAGGTACGGGCCCCGTCCACACTCGGTGAGatatgggccctgcccacactcagctaactaAGAGATATAGGCCTTGCCTACACTCAACTAATAGTGAGATACGGACCCCACCCACACTCAACTAACTAAGAAACAcatgcaagtatcacacagaAAAGAAGTATAACCAAACCTAACAATCCATTTCATATCCATACTCAAGTAATGCTAAGATACGGTCCCTTCCtacacttagctactaatcaaGCATATACAATATACACGGGCCGACAATGGTGCCTTCGAACCATTCAATCCAGGAGGGAACTCACCTCAAGTGTCGGGTGAATAGATGAAATGTCTCTGCTCCGCGACCGGATCTAGTCAAACCCCTGAACAGAACACCCCTTGATACCATTTCATACCCATAAACCCATAAGggtcaattttttttaatgtctGAGTCAAGGTCAAACTCaacatcaaagtcaaagtcaaattcatcGCTCGGATttgactcaacttgtcgagttatcCTTCAACCCACCGATTTTCCATAAACCTTAGGATTGTGATATttcgaatcaactcgtcgagttcttccttttcAACAGAATTGGGAAAAATCGATCCAGCTCACCGATTTCACCTATGAATTCGCTGAGTTCTTTAGGAAACACACCTCTTAgtccattaagtcaccatttattAAACTACAAGGTCCAACACTCAGATCTGGTCTAAAATATcgactagaagggtaaagtttccaactttacccttaagtACCATCTTCTTGGATAAAGAACCCAAACCCGAAGCTCAAAAGGTTAAGacttaaccaataagcacttatTCACCAAAATGAAGCCCCTCAATGCAGATCTGAACCTAAGAGGTTGCAagcacacgtaaagtttccaactttactctcAAATATGCTTGGAGGGGACTCAAATGTACAAAAGGAGCCATAAAATgcacttaatgcatgcatggagTCCCTAAGGTCATAAAGTTGGTACCTTTATGCCAAAAGCGCCTAAGAAGACAATGTATCTGGAATGATAGCTTTAGGGACGGACTACAATCCCTCCAATCACTAAAACAATGCATTATCTAATTTTAAGGGTTCTTGATTTTCATTCCACTTCACAACATACGATGATACGATAGTGAATTGGTCATATATTTTTGGATATgtcgtattttttttttgtaatgttgGTTTTgtcgtattttatatttgtaagtttgttgaatttgtcgttttgtaatgttggatatttaatttttttagttgttAAAAACTAGATTTTAGGCTTTTTAAAGTTatgaaaaatagttttttagCCCAAAATGTAACAATTTTATTTAgcaaaaaaatgaattttaagCCTATAAAACGGGGGAACGAGGGCAGGATCGGGGGTGATAAAGGTATTCGGGGGTGGGATCGGTGGCTATGTAAACTGGGTATTTGAGGTCGGGGAGAGGCAATAACTAATTTCGGGGGTGGGGTCGCGGGTAGCTATTTCTGCTCCCGTTTggccccgttgacatccctaatcCTACAAACAAAATCCAGTgggccggtattggtgccttcaacccacgaatatagtgaagagactcaccttgaTCGGCTATCAAAGTGAAAACACAAGCTAGACCGGCTGATTCCCGAACTCCTTACACTATCAATTCAGCACAAAATCCATAAGTTAAAACCAAGGTACAAAGTTCACCCGACCAGTCGTTAGACTAAGACTAACTCTTCTAAGAGCGAAATACAATTTTACCTTCCCGAGACCAACCCTAacagttgaccaaaagtcaatggGTCAAAAAGTCAAGGACAATTTTCGTTGACCTACGTGTTGTATACTCCACCTCTACGCATGGCATAGAGTCTTATTTCGGAATACGGGGTCCAACTAGGCTACGTGTTGCGTAACCTTTAGTATGCCCTACATACACCTCTTGATCCAACACTTCATTTTAagcacttaatacattaagaccttTTACTCAAAGCTCAAATATAATTCCTactagctccataatggataaagtttccaactttatccattaggatggtccaaacaaccaagatctagtctttaagtctcaaaggacCATAAATGCgttttctcaacttaatccattaactataagtctccaaccttcagatttGAATCGGTATGAtgtctagatggataaagttctcaactttatccataacaaagtCACACActttcaagatccaaactttatacaCTAAAATGACAAAAAAGTGGCAAATGTGACAAATGACTAGATCTAAGAAACCAATAAGTAAGTTAGAAGCTTTTTACTCACAATGGTCCAAGAATGATGTAATCTTGCTGGAGCTATACTTGAACTCTTCTTCAATACTCTTTGCCACCACCTTGCTATTCAAGATTCAACCTTCCAATGGAGAAATAAGATCATAAATGATGCCAAGGCTAAAAAACAAGtgagaggaggctagggtttctcaaggaatgatcttaggtgatggaggctggtaaTGAGAGGGTTTCCCAAAAGTTAGAGCCCTTAAATAGGGATCGAAaccgaagatttagggttttgatctGCCTAGATTATGCCCAACATAACTTAAATTATGGCCAACGTAATTCATTAAAACCCGTTACCCCCGGCGTAGCTTTTAGTTACGTCCAACGTAACCTAAAAGCTCCCAATTTTTCCTTCAActttaaacaaccataacttcttcgtttcaactccatttttgatgttctttatatgtacaaaaaggTATTGAAGAGACTCACAATCATATCTAATTACTTTTTAGCTAAAACATACTGAACTAAAATCCTTATTCCATGAAAGTAGCCTGAAATATCACTTTTccaattttaccctttgactccaaaacacaaccAAGGGTTTGGATCTCATAATCAATATTATCAACACACAATATGGTCTAAACCATATTCCCTTGAAGCCCAAGtcctttacttgatccatttattgtccacGATCCCGAAATAAGAAATTTCtcgaaacaagatgttacaattaAGAAGCTTCTTAATAACTTCCACGGTAACTGGCAGGGGATCCCCCTGGGCATGGAAGTATTTTTGTCCCATTGTGCATCTACTCCGTTTCTAGTAGAACCATTCTGTAATCATAAACCACTTAAACCACTTAATAAGAATATGCTGATTTATTCTATTTAACaattaaaattcataaaagtattCAAGGAAAAGACACTAAAACACTCTGGTTCTTCCTTTTTTCTCGCATAGTTTAAGGCTAGGTAAGGACAAGCCAACCTAATTTGCTTAAACGATGGCTCTTATACCAATTGTAATGACCCataattttcataaacattttgcaTTACATTTATGGGAAAATATCAGAGTTTACATGCATCATACCAAAGTccatagtttaaaaaaaaaatcttttaaaagtAATCCCAAATACAACAACTAGTTTTACCAATTCATATCTTAATCATAAGTGAAGAAAACAAGGATAAACATTGAAAAAAAAGCCCAGTCCGGTGTCTTTGTTGCTACTAAATCCTCACACTCTATGTCTTGCTACCAAAATCTATAAACACATGGAAACAATATTTGTCCGACTATAAGTCTGGTGagttataacataacataaatgcAACATAATCATACAAAACTTATCTGGCTTGTCACATAACTAACCAAGCATCTACACATATACCAAGTGATAAACAACCGGTCATCATCATCTTTGTTTCAATGCAAAATTCTAGTCATAATTTTTCCTAAGGATCCCTTACTCTAACTCTTTGCATGCATGTGCATACACATAATAAAACATACCACAAGTTATTTATCATAACGAAATCTAACAATGATGTAATCAACAATTACATCTATACATTCACATGCTTGCACATGTTGTATATCACATATTTATACTCTAAAGGGAAAGTATAACCCACCTATTGTTATGGAATAGAAAACTACTTCCAACTTCTCCAAAGCTTCTCTTGAGAGGTTCCAAATCCTTCCTTGATACGACCTATAACATTCGCATACATTAAGCTTCTTACatatgtcttaatccattaagacattacaAGTGATTTTAGACAAAAACATATTTTGGATAAAAACCCTAACTTGACTATCTTTTGTCAAAATGCTTTTCAAACTACTCCAATCAAACAACTAAACACTTAACCTAATTAGATTATAACATATAAACACCTTCTTCATCATCTCCATTCctagggtttcaaaccctaaaTTAAATCATGGAATACAACCATTAAAACTTCATATAAACCAATGGTTAAGCTCTAAAACACTAAATCAAGCATTAATACCAAGTTATCATGATGAAATCTAGCATAATAACCACAAACTCGAAATCTACCATTAAAGCTACAAAAAGCTTAAAAATGGAGAAAACAActtccataagagtttgagatgAACTTTCCTAGTCCAAATAAAGTTAAGTCGACCTTTGATGTCTTTTAGAACTCAAGAGCTTCGGACCTCATCTCTCAAGGGTTTGGTGAGGAATTTTCAACAAATGAGCTCTAACTCGGAATTTATCACTAATCGAAACCGCGTCGTAACGAATACCTCATCGCGCCACAGTGGGTTAAATGATACCATGGTATTCCTTTTTCTACGTTGTGGCGACTATTCTTCATAGCAACCTATTTTTCCCCCCACGTTGTGCCACCCATATACTACACCGCATAGCCAAAGTACGTTGCCTACGACTTACGACAAAGAAAGTCCCAAATCACAGCCTCTCTCACCTCGTCGTGTAAGCGTCTCACCGCACTGTGATGAGGCTGGAAACAACATTTTCATTCCTTTTTCAATTCCTttcaaacccaaactcatatctTTCAGTTCCGTTCCATTCTTAAACCAATATAAGACATTCTTATAACTTCAGAACACAAGGCAAATGCATAGAACATATCAAAAATATTTCACAGATCTAAATATCATCAAAAGGAGCAAAATGCCCATGACATCAAAACGAAAATCCACATCATAATTATCCCAATAATCCGGTTCTAACATATCTTCACCGACGGGAATGAATAGTAGCTCATGAAGAAGCGCATATCCATTTGTCCGCTTTTAAGCAATGTCAGGACCTCCTATAGCTCCGGGGCCGATTCTCATATCAAAACCTTCGTCAAATGAACTATTGTTGCTCCGCCCCCCACtccttttacttttttttaatgagttattagatttgtAAAACAACCAATGTCTTCGGTTATGATAATGAATTTTGAACAATTTTCATAAGCAACTTTTGGAAGTCTGAGTTTGCGTTTACATATGTTGAATCAAGCTTGTAAAGGATGGGATTTCGGTTTCCGACCATGATCTCTAGCCGATCTTTGTTAGGGGGTTGTGCTCTCGCGTAACAACATTGGGAAAGAGTTGGTGACGATCGGAGCATGAAACATGGTTGGGGTAAGTCGGTGTATATGTGGATGTGTGTTTATGTGTCCCCTTCTACAGTTTGAGTTCTTCAATTTTGACTATTGTAAATAACATTGTGAGCCACATCATCTTCAATTGATTGTTTGGCACATAGAACCGATTATTTCAAGTTAAGAGGAACAAATAAACATGTCGACATAACTTTATACTCttataaagcaaaaaaaaaaaaacaaaaacaaaacaaaaacaaaaacatgagTGACCATTTAACCATTTCGAGAAAGTTTGTTGGGCATCAGTGACATTATCCTTAAATTTTAAGCATAAGACGAGATTATTAGCACAAAAACATGTCACAGTATCATCTCATGTGTAATATGCTGTGTTTTTGGCAAAAGAGATCAATATGTCTTGGTAAAAATAGATCCAACCCACTATTGGATAAATTTCAAACACAAATGTTTCGAATAACTTTTCAGGTCAACAAAACATGAAGACAAAAGGCACCTTCATTtccattagaaaacataaaaagCAACTGAAAACAAGACTGCTTAGAATCACAGAGCTGTAGAGATGACCAAAGGCCGGATGAGCCACAATGGTACTTCCTACTAATTTACTATAATGATTTTAACCTGACTTTGGAGACAACTTGAGACGAACATATGTTTTTATGAATTATGACTGAAAATTAGTTTATTCTCAAATATGCAAATTCCAGATAATCTCTTTTTATCTTAAGTAGAAGACACAAGAACAGTAACAATCAAAAGGGCATACCTTTATAtgtcttttttctttttaaaaactcAGTCTCATTCATATATCTCGCTAGCATAATCATCCTCCTCAGAAATGCTAGGAGTTGTGAGAACTTATATTGTCCCTTACGCTCACATTAATTATTGATAGTTAAGATTTCTTAAGTGTGCTAATGCTTCAATTTCTTCTAATTTGGATATGATACATTCTTTTAAATTGGCCCCAAGGTGGTTCTGAAATATTGTAActctttgtatttcattccatcgATGAAAACATTTTGCAGACAAGCTTGAAACAATTAAGTTTTGctgttatttatttatgtgatGAGAAAAGGACATGATCTCAATGATACAAAAATATCTTAGGGGCCTTCAGGTACACCAGATAGTCTATGAGATAATGCTCTAAAGTGAACTTGGTCATCTCATGAgagaaaaaaaactaaatatttgACAATGATTTCACATAATCAAAACATGAATTATTTATCATAATAACACTATCACAACAAGTTATGGATGCAGTGTGTGGGGATTTTAGCATATCAGTTTAGTTACTCTTAAACTGCAAATTGGTTGTGATGATATCTGTTGGGTACAAAAAGCATCATATAAAATATTTATCGAAAGAGGCATATAACTTTATAGCGAGCATCTTTGTCATTTAGATTGAAGATGTTATCTTCCCAAAAGAAATCGCTGTATAGGGagcattttattatattattagctTTAAACCAGAGACATCTCCACTAGTGACTTCCATGATTTGTAATTAACTCAAGGCATCTTCTCCCATTTTTTCATCATCTTACACCTCTTGATTTTTTTCAAACTCCATAATTCTCCACCAATACCTCTTTCAGAACTTGATCATCCCATCTATTTCTGGGTTGGATAGATGTGGTGATCCCACACCTCCTTTTCAACAATATGATTATCAGCTTCAGAACAGTTGAGATTAAAATCTTCAACGATCCAAGCAACCATATGTTTCTTGACCATGACCATGACCATGACCAATTCAGCTGTTGAAATATAGATAATCAAAACAAAACATGTTACATACAAGCAGTACAAATATTTCAGCGAGTTGCCTTAACGCAATATAGAAGAAGAAAAAAGACTGAAGTATAATTAGCTTTAAAGTTCACCTTTTGGCTCTTCCAAACTTTTTGCAGGTTCCTGTAACAAATATCAAGAGTTTTCAACTTTAATGATTCAAAGTGTGTGACCAAGTATATAGAAAGTTCTAGGTGTGAAAAAGTATACCTCACATGTGTGATCACATATGTCGGACTATCTTTGGGATAAAGCTCTAAAGCAACCTTTCTTTTCTGATGATTGATGAAAACAGATAAGAATTAATACATTAACTACTATTCACATAAATCCACTTAGACAAAGCAGTTGTATTGGGTCTTGTTCTAGATCTGATCAGGTATATTTATGTGATTCGGTATATCATAAAACTTGATTAAGGGAACCAACCAATCGATCCATTTAGACAGATCCGTCCGGTCGATTCGTTGAACATAaactttgaattttatttttcatatccTACAAaaagaaactttttttttttttggaattcaaTAAACTAATAATAAACAGGTAGACTTTGGTCATGatcaatatattaaaaataattaggTTAATGATCAATCTATTTAATAGTTCAGATCATTTTGGTACTAGATCCAGTTCAACCGAATTCATGGACAACCTATTCGTAGCATATATATATTGGTAGTGGATATTGCTGTTATGTAAGGAGAAAAGTATTCCTCCTTGAATAAAATCCAGGTCTGATATTAGTAAACAATGTTGGTTGTATAATGTTCTTGGTTACAAATACTACTATACTAGATAATAAGTAATACATAAGAGACAACAAAATACTATCTAATaagaatatataatatttacCTTTATATCTGGGGCTGTCTTTTTTTACAACATCACGATAAAATGGAACCATTCCAGTGCCACCATGCCACAGATGTCGCCTGCTGCTTAGGTAGTATTCTCCTGTTGTTGCTTGAAAAGAAGAGAGATCTCCACCAATGATGTGATTCCATGACTTATAATAACCCAacacatcttcttcttcttcttcatccttaTTTCCATCATCAAACACAAAACTCACCCCACACTCCTCTGTAAGTTGTTCTACTTCTTCTGTTACAGTAGTAATAGTAACCTGATCTCCACCTTCCATTTCATTCATCCCAAACATCCAGTGGCTTAACAATATCACACACCCTTCACCTACATTGACTCTGTAAACATAATGATTGTATATCCAGGTGCAGTTCTTCGTTAGATTACTAATTGTGATCATTGGCAAAAGTATGAACTGGTCATATGGAAATGGAAACGTGTACACGTAGCAGAagttcaatcctctaagattgtTAGGAGATGATGGGATAGTAAATGACAGTGATGGCCCCTTGCTTCTACAACTAATCCAATTCGGCATCTCTTTTCCCCCATAAATGGTGCTGAATATTCCAAATTCATAATACATCTGCAAAACACAACCACCTTAATTAGTCACTATAATATATATAcaaaagcacacacacacacacacacatagctaACAAGATCCAAACCTGGATTTCAGATTCCTCTGATCCTCTACCCCGAAAATAAGTTCCTACACGCATTatgttaaggaaatctagattaGTCCAGCCCAAACTACATAATACCTTTTCTTCAACACCAACCATTGGTTGGATTTTAACCATGCCTTGAATTTCAATTGACGAAAGTGCTAAATGATCTGAAAGCATCGACAACTTGAGTGGTaacatttttaaatcaaaaacaaCTTTTCTTAGCAAAGTTTTAGAGCTAAAACCGAGGTCCAACTCTTTTATTGTATATGGAGGATGCTCCACTGATGTTAACAATTTGCACTCACTCATACTAAGCATCTCAAGTATAGGAAGACTTCTCACACAATTAGGAAGGGAAACTATAGGATTGCCATCTAAATTTAAATCCTTCAACATAAATAGCCAACTGAAGTCCAGGGGAAAGGATTCagtggaaaaattattatttgcaaGTGACAACCTTACTAAAGAGCTCGGTAGAGAAACCGCAAAGAACTTCAAATCACTTGGTATAGCTTCCACAACGGAGGAGGAAGAGGATTTAGCCTTGACTATTTCTCGTGAATCCATATCCATaatctccatttgagattcaccGAGATTACAACCCTCTAGCAATACTGTTGTAACCTTCTTTAGCATATTTATCGTTTTTGGAAGTTTTTCAAGGTTGTTGCAGTAGCTGAGATCAATGAGGAAGAGTTCAACACATGCTTCGATTGATTCACAAACCACAAGCAAACCAATGCAATTTGTAACTATTAACCTCTCAAGTGCCGGGAGTTCCTCAAAGCCTCCCAAACTACGAAGCTCTTCACAAAAACTTAAATTAAGAATCTTTAATGATCCAAGCAACCTTTTGTCTTTTAAGCATGATTCAGTCAACTGCTGAAATGGGAATAAGTTAGAGTATTAGTACATTTATCAACTTGGCATTGAAAAATAATAGATGCTGATAAGTTACCTTTTGCCTCTTCTCGGCTCTTTGTGGATTACTATCATAAATGCCAAATGATTCAATATTGCTATATGACATGTCGAGAACAACCAGATTTTCCATCGGGTAGTCTAAAGGCAAAGAATTTAAAGGGAACCCATGCATGCACAACCATCTCAGTTCTTCTGGAAAATTCTCGTAAGACCCACTGATATTCAGATAATTGAGTTGGAGTAGCCTCAAGTTATCCATGTTACTCAATGCATCTGTTTTCAGCACAAACGATGCACGCAACGTCTCTTTCTCAAGCATTCTCATGTCAAGTGCAAGGCCTAGAAGATTTCCCTTATCCTAagataaaaaaaatgtcaaaagaaaaattaaaatgcTAGACAAGGCGTCTTAAAAatactttaaaaaataaaaaatactttAAACATGCATACAGGGCCTCTTACCTTTTTTTGTTTCAACACTTTGAATGACTCCTCATGACACCACAATCGACTTCGCTTCCATGGCTTGTTAGGCGATTCTTGATGTACTATGAATCTTCCTGTCTCTTGAAGCAACTGATGCATCTTGAATTCATTATTCCATCCGATACTAAGAAGGCATCTATCAATGAGATTCGGGATCCCAGATCTTGTGTTCATACGACATGCCGTTAATATTGTTTCAGTAATATCTCTATCCATCCCAACAAAAAAACATGCAATATGCTTAAACAAATCCTGATCATTTTTGGATGGCAAAGAGTCAAAGCTCATTCTCAATACATTTCTTATACGAGAACTGATTTCTTTCTTTAGCCCTTCTATGCACCCTTCCCAATAAGCTACATCTCGATTATGTAGTAACTTACCCAAAACTTCAAGAGCCAACGGATGTCCTTCACAATACTTCACAAGCTTTTCTAATACCTCTTCATAACCAACCTTGGGATCGTTGCACATGAATGCATGAAAACACAAAAGATTTTGTGATTCATTCTCACATAAGCCTTCAAGCAAGTGCTTTGCATGCATGGGCTTACCAACTGTTTTGAATAGTGCACAACTCTCTGTTACCCAAGCGTCTTTGGTTGTTATTATGATTTTGCTTCCTGGATGAAAAGGTTTGCTTCCAAGTAATGCGTCCAACTGGTCGAGACTATCAATATCATCAAGTACTATAAAGACCTTTTTACGAGCGACTGCATTCTCTATCTTTAAGGTGTATATAGGAACATCATGAACTTGAATCGAACTTTTCTTTGAAATGCCATCACAGAGTTGTTTTTGTAAATCAAGCAATCCATTAAATTTTTCACCACACCTCCTACTGATATCTTCAATAAAGCTACTTGTGTCGAATTCATGAGAATGTAATGCATAAACATATTTGGCTAAAGACGTCTTCCCGATCCCACCCATACCCAAAATAGTGAGAACGTATGTCGTATGTAAGGATGCATCTTTCAACCATGAAGTGACAAATTTGATGGAAGTGTCCATCCCAAAAAGTTGTTGCAAAGGAATCCTTGAGGATATACATAATCTACGGTAGATGTCTTTAACAATTTCTTCAATGAACTCAGTCTCTGGCCTGAAACATTATTTTAATAAGAACTACAAAACTAACAAACCGGATTCAGAGATTCAATTTACCCAAAGACCCACgtaaaaattatattatattaagcTATTATGTTTAACTAATTTTTTTCGCATCAAAAGTATATTATATTTTCAGTTCTAACCATGTAACCATCTAATGAATGAGGTCataatttgtatgtataataagATCAGAGCAAACAATGTAGAAAATAGTAAGTACATTGCTACTGTGGGTAAAAACTGAAGTACATTGCCAGTAAATCCCCCATATTGGTAAAAACaggaaaagtatgttgctatatccCAAAATTTGCCCAATATAACTGCAAAAAGTTATCAGGATGTATAATCTTATGTATACGGATTAATTGGATCACATTATTGTAAAGTTCGATCTAAATTTAGGCGTCTTCTTTATCCAACTTAAACATATTTAGTTTATGTCTTTTTGATGATTCTAAAGAAGCTTATTGAAATACACAAAGAAAAGATAATATTGATTTTTCATTATGCTAATCAAACAAAATTGGAGTATGGAAATATAGGCAAGAAAGTGGTTACCTGCCATTTGCATTCTCCCCTTTTAAATTAGAAACTTCAGTAAGTGCTTTAATCCATCGGTCAATCTTTTGAGCCAAATGACttcttttattttcatttatcTCTGCCTCCATCTTCACTTTGTGttcagccattgaaagtccaaaGGTACTTTCTTGTTTTCTAATATGGGTGGGCTCCACATGATAGAAGATAGGGATAACAATTTGGTTGGATGTCATTCGTTGCTCAAGGATGAGCACCAATTCATCAAGGCACCATGAAGAATTAGCATAATTCTGGGACAACACAATAATAGAAGCCCTAGATGCTTTAACTGCACTCTCCAATTCCGGTTTCAGATCTCCTCCGGTTTCAATCTCTTCATCATCTAAAAAGGTGGAGATATTGGCATCAAGGAGGGCCTTATGGAGATGATCAGTGAAACCATATCGAGTATCAACACCCCGAAAACTTAAGAATACATCATATTTATGATCtttagaagatgaagaagatgatagTTCGATATATTCAGAAAGAACAACCATTATGGGTGATGGGAAGGGATGAGCAACTTGAGACGAGACTACAATCACGTTAAGTAAGTAGTCGCTTATATATAGGAATCCAAAGTCAACTACTTTTGATAAAAGTCATATCTTTGTTGACTTTTCTTGTAAACAAAAGAGTCATACATTGTGGACTTTTCTTCTAATTATAATAACTATTTTTTTCAGACCCGAATATGTAAAAAGATAATGCTTGAATCTTTATTCCTGTCCACAGATTTCGATCAAGTACTTTAATAAGTATAAAACTACAAAAATCGGGAG is a window of Lactuca sativa cultivar Salinas chromosome 1, Lsat_Salinas_v11, whole genome shotgun sequence DNA encoding:
- the LOC111899434 gene encoding disease resistance protein RPV1 isoform X2, with protein sequence MVVLSEYIELSSSSSSKDHKYDVFLSFRGVDTRYGFTDHLHKALLDANISTFLDDEEIETGGDLKPELESAVKASRASIIVLSQNYANSSWCLDELVLILEQRMTSNQIVIPIFYHVEPTHIRKQESTFGLSMAEHKVKMEAEINENKRSHLAQKIDRWIKALTEVSNLKGENANGRPETEFIEEIVKDIYRRLCISSRIPLQQLFGMDTSIKFVTSWLKDASLHTTYVLTILGMGGIGKTSLAKYVYALHSHEFDTSSFIEDISRRCGEKFNGLLDLQKQLCDGISKKSSIQVHDVPIYTLKIENAVARKKVFIVLDDIDSLDQLDALLGSKPFHPGSKIIITTKDAWVTESCALFKTVGKPMHAKHLLEGLCENESQNLLCFHAFMCNDPKVGYEEVLEKLVKYCEGHPLALEVLGKLLHNRDVAYWEGCIEGLKKEISSRIRNVLRMSFDSLPSKNDQDLFKHIACFFVGMDRDITETILTACRMNTRSGIPNLIDRCLLSIGWNNEFKMHQLLQETGRFIVHQESPNKPWKRSRLWCHEESFKVLKQKKDKGNLLGLALDMRMLEKETLRASFVLKTDALSNMDNLRLLQLNYLNISGSYENFPEELRWLCMHGFPLNSLPLDYPMENLVVLDMSYSNIESFGIYDSNPQRAEKRQKLTESCLKDKRLLGSLKILNLSFCEELRSLGGFEELPALERLIVTNCIGLLVVCESIEACVELFLIDLSYCNNLEKLPKTINMLKKVTTVLLEGCNLGESQMEIMDMDSREIVKAKSSSSSVVEAIPSDLKFFAVSLPSSLVRLSLANNNFSTESFPLDFSWLFMLKDLNLDGNPIVSLPNCVRSLPILEMLSMSECKLLTSVEHPPYTIKELDLGFSSKTLLRKVVFDLKMLPLKLSMLSDHLALSSIEIQGMVKIQPMVGVEEKVLCSLGWTNLDFLNIMRVGTYFRGRGSEESEIQMYYEFGIFSTIYGGKEMPNWISCRSKGPSLSFTIPSSPNNLRGLNFCYVYTFPFPYDQFILLPMITISNLTKNCTWIYNHYVYRVNVGEGCVILLSHWMFGMNEMEGGDQVTITTVTEEVEQLTEECGVSFVFDDGNKDEEEEEDVLGYYKSWNHIIGGDLSSFQATTGEYYLSSRRHLWHGGTGMVPFYRDVVKKDSPRYKEKKGCFRALSQR
- the LOC111899434 gene encoding disease resistance protein RUN1 isoform X4 codes for the protein MVVLSEYIELSSSSSSKDHKYDVFLSFRGVDTRYGFTDHLHKALLDANISTFLDDEEIETGGDLKPELESAVKASRASIIVLSQNYANSSWCLDELVLILEQRMTSNQIVIPIFYHVEPTHIRKQESTFGLSMAEHKVKMEAEINENKRSHLAQKIDRWIKALTEVSNLKGENANGRPETEFIEEIVKDIYRRLCISSRIPLQQLFGMDTSIKFVTSWLKDASLHTTYVLTILGMGGIGKTSLAKYVYALHSHEFDTSSFIEDISRRCGEKFNGLLDLQKQLCDGISKKSSIQVHDVPIYTLKIENAVARKKVFIVLDDIDSLDQLDALLGSKPFHPGSKIIITTKDAWVTESCALFKTVGKPMHAKHLLEGLCENESQNLLCFHAFMCNDPKVGYEEVLEKLVKYCEGHPLALEVLGKLLHNRDVAYWEGCIEGLKKEISSRIRNVLRMSFDSLPSKNDQDLFKHIACFFVGMDRDITETILTACRMNTRSGIPNLIDRCLLSIGWNNEFKMHQLLQETGRFIVHQESPNKPWKRSRLWCHEESFKVLKQKKDKGNLLGLALDMRMLEKETLRASFVLKTDALSNMDNLRLLQLNYLNISGSYENFPEELRWLCMHGFPLNSLPLDYPMENLVVLDMSYSNIESFGIYDSNPQRAEKRQKLTESCLKDKRLLGSLKILNLSFCEELRSLGGFEELPALESYCNNLEKLPKTINMLKKVTTVLLEGCNLGESQMEIMDMDSREIVKAKSSSSSVVEAIPSDLKFFAVSLPSSLVRLSLANNNFSTESFPLDFSWLFMLKDLNLDGNPIVSLPNCVRSLPILEMLSMSECKLLTSVEHPPYTIKELDLGFSSKTLLRKVVFDLKMLPLKLSMLSDHLALSSIEIQGMVKIQPMVGVEEKVLCSLGWTNLDFLNIMRVGTYFRGRGSEESEIQMYYEFGIFSTIYGGKEMPNWISCRSKGPSLSFTIPSSPNNLRGLNFCYVYTFPFPYDQFILLPMITISNLTKNCTWIYNHYVYRVNVGEGCVILLSHWMFGMNEMEGGDQVTITTVTEEVEQLTEECGVSFVFDDGNKDEEEEEDVLGYYKSWNHIIGGDLSSFQATTGEYYLSSRRHLWHGGTGMVPFYRDVVKKDSPRYKEKKGCFRALSQR